In Variovorax paradoxus, a single genomic region encodes these proteins:
- a CDS encoding NAD-dependent succinate-semialdehyde dehydrogenase: MPLSLSRAELLRSANFIDGEWQAVADRSFDVIDPATGELIARVPDSNAATARAATDAAHAAFPDWRKTPARQRAQILKRWNDLVLAHQDDLGRLISREQGKPLAEGRGEVAYAASYIEWFAEQATRANGDVIPAPLPGRRMFALREPVGVVAAITPWNFPAAMIARKIAPALAAGCTVVCKPAEDTPLTSLALVALAAEAGVPPGVLNIVTASRERTPEVVDAWLDDPRVRKITFTGSTPVGKHLVRRSADTLKKLSLELGGNAPFIVFEDADIEAAVDGLMAAKFRNGGQTCVCPNRVFVHEAVHERFAALLVARVAALKVGPASDAASQIGPMINARAVEKIERHVQDAVARGARVLTGGTRLPALGANYFAPTVLADADATMACACEETFGPVAPLTRFIDEAEVIAQANDTPFGLAAYFYSRDVRRIWRVADALETGIVGINEGALAAEAAPFGGVKDSGYGREGSVHGLDDYLHTKYVCQGQLD, translated from the coding sequence ATGCCCCTGTCTCTTTCGCGCGCAGAGCTGCTGCGCAGCGCCAACTTCATCGACGGCGAGTGGCAAGCCGTGGCGGACCGCAGCTTCGACGTGATCGATCCGGCCACGGGCGAACTGATCGCGCGGGTGCCCGATTCGAACGCCGCGACGGCGCGCGCCGCCACCGATGCAGCGCACGCCGCCTTCCCCGATTGGCGCAAGACGCCGGCCAGACAGCGCGCGCAGATCCTCAAGCGCTGGAACGACCTCGTGCTCGCGCATCAGGACGACCTGGGCCGGCTGATTTCTCGTGAGCAAGGCAAGCCCCTCGCCGAGGGCCGGGGCGAGGTCGCCTATGCGGCCAGCTACATCGAGTGGTTCGCCGAACAGGCCACGCGCGCCAACGGCGATGTGATTCCCGCGCCGCTGCCGGGGCGGCGCATGTTCGCGCTCAGGGAGCCGGTCGGCGTGGTGGCCGCCATCACGCCGTGGAATTTTCCGGCTGCGATGATCGCGCGCAAGATCGCGCCCGCGCTCGCCGCCGGGTGCACGGTGGTCTGCAAGCCGGCCGAAGACACGCCGCTGACTTCGCTGGCGCTGGTCGCCCTCGCCGCCGAGGCCGGCGTGCCGCCGGGCGTGCTCAACATCGTGACCGCGTCGCGCGAGCGCACGCCCGAAGTGGTCGATGCTTGGCTCGACGATCCGCGCGTGCGCAAGATCACTTTCACCGGCTCCACGCCGGTCGGCAAGCACCTGGTACGGCGCTCGGCGGACACGCTCAAGAAACTCTCGCTCGAACTCGGCGGCAATGCGCCCTTCATCGTGTTCGAGGACGCCGACATCGAAGCCGCCGTCGACGGCCTGATGGCCGCCAAGTTCCGCAACGGCGGCCAGACCTGCGTGTGCCCCAATCGCGTGTTCGTGCACGAGGCGGTGCACGAGCGCTTCGCGGCGTTGCTGGTGGCGCGCGTCGCCGCGCTCAAAGTAGGGCCGGCCAGCGACGCGGCTTCGCAGATCGGGCCGATGATCAATGCGCGCGCCGTCGAGAAGATCGAGCGCCACGTTCAGGACGCGGTGGCGCGCGGCGCGCGCGTGCTCACCGGCGGCACGCGGCTGCCCGCGCTGGGCGCAAACTACTTCGCGCCGACCGTGCTTGCCGATGCCGACGCCACCATGGCCTGTGCCTGCGAAGAAACCTTCGGCCCGGTGGCTCCGCTCACGCGCTTCATCGACGAGGCCGAGGTGATCGCACAGGCCAACGACACGCCCTTCGGCCTCGCGGCGTATTTCTACTCGCGCGACGTGCGCCGCATCTGGCGCGTGGCCGATGCGCTGGAGACCGGCATCGTCGGCATCAACGAAGGCGCGCTGGCGGCCGAGGCCGCGCCCTTCGGCGGCGTGAAGGATTCGGGCTACGGACGCGAAGGTTCGGTCCACGGCCTGGACGACTACCTGCACACCAAGTACGTGTGCCAGGGACAACTGGACTGA
- a CDS encoding diguanylate cyclase — protein sequence MMSRLFPCGTADPRRAWRLLVAAALALFLSAIAAAQPAGNDAQRGPLQIRHQPNGLPAVQQLQVFEDKTRSLDIEQVRTPPQEARFAFPDDPLRGKESDRVLWFKLQMRLADPADAAREWLMLVPTVSTHDLRFYGPYDEDGRALAAPVTTGMRYPWASRPAASEQMAWRFRLPGPGTYTVYFRVESTFARIYDVSVWDPADYLQSTQDKRMFDGVSYGVLIGLMVYGLVLFKVFGEGLYGFYMLSCACGVLALASINGHALRYPFAHWPAAAGFAYTAGPALWAICKLQFGRRLLRLRHFAPPLDWLVQAFTVALALAIPYANWGAHPLMTFRLVQISVVASTVVMVIGALIAMRRRYWPAVLYFFGVALLLAGIGAIVVASWGWIEWAPNQMNVSQGALVAELIVFAVAMGSRLQLVLRSEQALTARTQQLVEALGTDALTGAASRAGFESRGEEWLHQGQPFALMLLDLDGFKGVNDAHGHAAGDQVLIAIAQRLRQQLRKDDVVARLGGDEFAVLVLGAPSREVLSLMARRMIEAGSQPVEYEGRSVTVGMSLGIACRPGDGDTLARLLRAADRAMYHVKQHDAGPSFMFASDLAAAAAAASAGGTQQNHQALSA from the coding sequence ATGATGTCCCGCCTTTTCCCATGCGGCACCGCCGACCCGCGACGCGCCTGGCGCCTGCTGGTGGCGGCCGCGCTCGCACTGTTCCTGTCCGCCATCGCCGCTGCCCAGCCGGCCGGCAACGACGCGCAGCGGGGGCCGCTGCAGATACGGCACCAGCCGAACGGGCTGCCGGCCGTGCAGCAATTGCAGGTGTTCGAGGACAAGACGCGGTCGCTCGACATCGAGCAGGTGCGCACGCCGCCGCAGGAAGCACGATTCGCCTTTCCGGACGATCCGCTGCGCGGCAAGGAATCCGACCGCGTGCTGTGGTTCAAGCTGCAGATGCGGCTGGCCGACCCCGCCGACGCCGCGCGCGAATGGCTCATGCTGGTGCCCACCGTCTCGACGCACGACCTGCGCTTCTACGGTCCCTACGACGAAGACGGCCGCGCGCTGGCCGCCCCCGTCACCACCGGCATGCGCTACCCCTGGGCGAGCCGCCCGGCCGCTTCCGAGCAGATGGCCTGGCGCTTCCGGCTGCCCGGCCCGGGCACATATACGGTTTACTTCCGGGTCGAGTCGACATTCGCGCGCATCTACGACGTCTCGGTCTGGGACCCGGCCGATTACCTGCAGTCGACGCAGGACAAGCGCATGTTCGACGGCGTGAGCTACGGCGTGCTGATCGGCCTGATGGTGTATGGCCTGGTCCTGTTCAAGGTGTTCGGCGAGGGGCTGTACGGCTTCTACATGCTGTCTTGCGCCTGCGGCGTGCTGGCTCTTGCCAGCATCAACGGCCACGCCCTGCGCTACCCCTTCGCGCACTGGCCCGCCGCGGCCGGTTTCGCCTACACCGCGGGGCCGGCGCTGTGGGCCATCTGCAAGCTGCAGTTCGGCCGGCGGCTGCTGCGGCTGCGCCACTTCGCGCCGCCGCTGGACTGGCTGGTGCAGGCCTTCACGGTCGCGCTCGCGCTGGCCATTCCGTATGCGAACTGGGGCGCCCACCCGCTGATGACGTTCAGGCTGGTGCAGATCTCGGTGGTGGCATCGACTGTGGTGATGGTGATCGGCGCACTGATCGCGATGCGGCGGCGCTACTGGCCGGCGGTGCTCTACTTTTTCGGCGTGGCGCTGTTGCTGGCCGGCATCGGCGCGATCGTGGTCGCGAGCTGGGGCTGGATCGAGTGGGCACCGAACCAGATGAACGTGTCGCAGGGCGCGTTGGTGGCCGAGCTGATCGTGTTCGCCGTGGCCATGGGTTCGCGGCTGCAGCTCGTGCTGCGCTCCGAGCAGGCGCTAACCGCGCGCACGCAGCAGTTGGTGGAGGCCCTGGGCACCGACGCGCTCACAGGCGCCGCCAGCCGCGCCGGCTTCGAGAGCCGCGGAGAGGAATGGCTGCACCAGGGCCAGCCGTTCGCGCTGATGCTGCTGGACCTGGACGGATTCAAGGGCGTGAACGACGCGCACGGCCACGCGGCCGGCGACCAGGTGCTGATCGCCATCGCGCAGCGGCTTCGCCAGCAACTGCGCAAGGACGACGTGGTGGCCAGGCTGGGCGGCGACGAATTCGCGGTGCTGGTGCTCGGCGCGCCTTCACGCGAGGTGCTGAGCCTCATGGCCCGGCGCATGATCGAGGCGGGCTCGCAGCCGGTCGAATACGAGGGCCGCAGCGTGACGGTGGGCATGAGCCTGGGCATTGCCTGCCGTCCGGGCGACGGCGACACCCTGGCCCGGCTGCTGCGCGCGGCGGACCGGGCGATGTACCACGTCAAGCAGCATGACGCCGGGCCGTCGTTCATGTTTGCGTCGGATCTTGCCGCCGCCGCTGCTGCTGCGAGCGCGGGGGGAACGCAGCAAAACCATCAGGCGCTGTCTGCTTGA
- a CDS encoding UxaA family hydrolase, producing the protein MNDSPLLRLHPHDNVLVAKTPIALGETIEEFGVRARAQIPAGHKIAACAIAAGEQVKKYDTVIGVASRDLQPGDYVHSHNLTLVDSYRDPAFCQDVRPVAYVPEAERAGFMGFVRADGQVGTRNFIGILSSVNCSSTVIQRIAAHFTAERLAAFPNVDGVAAFAQTSGCGMSSPSEHFDVLRRTLAGYARHPNLAGVLIVGLGCERNQVDALVDSQGLQQGRLMRTLVMQEVGGTRQTIEAGIRAIEDMLPEADAARRTPVGANHLKIGLECGGSDGFSAITANPALGAAMDLLVRHGGTAILSETPEIHGVEFMLTRRAISPEVGQKLLDRLAWWERYAAGQNAQFNGVVGHGNQAGGLANIFEKSLGSAMKGGTTPLRAVYEYAEPIDQPGFVFMDSPGYDPVAVTGQIASGAQLICFTTGRGSMFGSKPAPTIKLASNTPMFRRLEEDMDINCGVVIDGELTVPELGQRIFEQILRHASGEPTKSETLGLGDHEFVPWHLGIVS; encoded by the coding sequence ATGAACGACAGCCCCCTGCTTCGCCTGCACCCGCACGACAACGTGCTGGTGGCCAAGACCCCCATTGCGCTCGGCGAGACCATCGAGGAATTCGGCGTCCGCGCCCGCGCGCAGATTCCCGCGGGCCACAAGATCGCAGCGTGCGCCATCGCGGCCGGCGAGCAGGTGAAGAAGTACGACACGGTGATCGGCGTGGCCTCGCGCGACCTGCAGCCGGGCGACTACGTGCACAGCCACAACCTCACGCTGGTCGACAGCTACCGCGACCCGGCCTTCTGCCAGGACGTGCGCCCCGTGGCCTACGTGCCCGAGGCCGAGCGGGCCGGCTTCATGGGCTTCGTGCGGGCCGACGGGCAAGTGGGCACGCGCAACTTCATCGGCATCCTGTCGTCGGTCAATTGCTCGTCCACGGTCATCCAGCGCATCGCGGCGCATTTCACCGCCGAGCGCCTCGCGGCGTTTCCCAACGTGGACGGCGTGGCCGCCTTCGCGCAGACCAGCGGCTGCGGCATGTCGTCGCCCAGCGAGCATTTCGACGTGCTGCGCCGCACCCTCGCAGGCTACGCCCGCCATCCGAACCTGGCGGGCGTGCTGATCGTGGGCCTGGGCTGCGAGCGCAACCAGGTCGATGCGCTGGTCGACTCGCAGGGCCTGCAGCAGGGCCGCCTGATGCGCACGCTGGTGATGCAGGAAGTGGGCGGCACGCGCCAGACCATCGAGGCCGGCATTCGCGCGATCGAGGACATGCTGCCCGAGGCCGACGCGGCGCGGCGCACGCCGGTGGGCGCCAACCATCTCAAGATCGGCCTGGAGTGCGGCGGCTCCGACGGCTTCTCCGCCATCACGGCCAACCCTGCCCTGGGCGCGGCCATGGACCTGCTGGTGCGCCACGGCGGCACGGCCATCCTGTCGGAGACGCCCGAGATCCACGGCGTGGAGTTCATGCTGACGCGGCGCGCCATCAGCCCCGAGGTCGGGCAGAAGCTGCTGGACCGGCTGGCCTGGTGGGAGCGCTACGCGGCCGGCCAGAACGCGCAGTTCAACGGCGTGGTCGGCCACGGCAACCAGGCCGGCGGCCTTGCCAACATCTTCGAGAAGTCGCTGGGCTCGGCCATGAAGGGCGGCACCACGCCGCTGCGCGCGGTGTACGAATACGCGGAGCCCATCGACCAGCCGGGCTTCGTCTTCATGGACTCGCCGGGCTACGACCCGGTGGCGGTCACCGGCCAGATCGCGAGCGGCGCGCAGCTGATCTGCTTCACCACGGGCCGCGGCTCGATGTTCGGCAGCAAGCCCGCGCCGACCATCAAGCTCGCGAGCAATACGCCGATGTTCCGGCGCCTGGAAGAAGACATGGACATCAACTGCGGCGTGGTGATCGACGGCGAGCTGACGGTCCCCGAACTGGGCCAGCGCATCTTCGAGCAGATCCTTCGGCATGCCTCCGGCGAGCCCACCAAGAGCGAGACCCTCGGCCTCGGCGACCACGAGTTCGTGCCGTGGCACCTGGGCATCGTGAGCTGA
- a CDS encoding PQQ-dependent sugar dehydrogenase, with product MTSASASPKPRLSWKRAALLLLTSALPWLPASASRPADAPHTSTFAAGLESPWGMEFLPDGRLLVTERAGRLRVVDAQGERISVPVAGLPQVDRRDHGGLLDVTIDPAFEANRLIYISYTKAGRGAEAHRNGLTVARARLSEDARRIDQFKVLFSQTPKVASSENLGGRLAVSDDGHLYVTVGDRHAVQDRMRAQALAYYQGKTVRIRTDGSTPSDNPFVGRQGARPEIWSLGHRNPQGAFVHPRTGQLWVAEHGPWGGDEINIVRKGRNYGWPVVTFGCEYTTCARLGEGTSKPGMEAPLTHWGRPGIAPSNLILYTGDQFPQWRGSVFVGGLAGKAVWRIELAGSDALPIVVRREALFSELGERIRDIRQGPDGGLYLLTDGERARVVRVSRGDALL from the coding sequence ATGACATCCGCCAGCGCCTCGCCCAAGCCCCGCCTTTCCTGGAAGCGCGCCGCGCTCCTGCTGCTGACGAGTGCGCTGCCCTGGCTGCCCGCATCGGCCTCACGGCCCGCCGACGCGCCGCACACCAGCACTTTCGCCGCGGGGCTCGAATCTCCCTGGGGCATGGAATTCCTGCCCGACGGCCGGCTGCTGGTGACCGAGCGCGCCGGCAGGCTGCGCGTGGTCGACGCGCAGGGCGAGAGGATCTCGGTGCCGGTCGCGGGGCTGCCGCAAGTCGATCGTCGGGACCACGGCGGGCTGCTCGACGTCACGATCGATCCCGCCTTCGAGGCGAACCGGCTCATCTACATCAGCTACACCAAGGCAGGCCGCGGCGCCGAAGCGCACCGCAACGGGCTGACCGTCGCGCGCGCCCGGCTGAGCGAAGACGCCCGGCGCATCGACCAGTTCAAGGTGCTGTTCAGCCAGACCCCCAAGGTGGCCAGCAGCGAGAACCTGGGCGGCCGGCTGGCGGTGTCCGACGACGGCCATCTCTACGTCACCGTCGGCGACCGGCACGCGGTGCAGGACCGCATGCGCGCCCAGGCGCTCGCCTACTACCAGGGCAAGACGGTGCGCATCCGCACCGACGGAAGCACGCCGTCTGACAACCCCTTCGTGGGCAGGCAGGGCGCGCGCCCCGAGATATGGAGCCTGGGCCACCGCAATCCGCAGGGCGCATTCGTGCATCCGCGCACCGGCCAGCTCTGGGTCGCGGAACATGGCCCGTGGGGCGGCGACGAAATCAACATCGTGCGCAAGGGGCGCAACTACGGCTGGCCCGTGGTCACCTTCGGCTGCGAGTACACGACCTGCGCCAGGCTGGGCGAAGGCACTTCCAAGCCCGGCATGGAAGCGCCGCTCACGCACTGGGGGCGGCCGGGCATCGCGCCCAGCAATCTCATCCTGTACACGGGCGACCAGTTCCCGCAGTGGCGCGGCAGCGTCTTCGTCGGCGGCCTGGCGGGCAAGGCCGTGTGGCGCATCGAACTGGCGGGCAGCGACGCGTTGCCCATCGTGGTCCGGCGCGAGGCGCTGTTCTCCGAGCTCGGCGAACGCATCCGCGACATCAGGCAGGGCCCCGACGGCGGGCTCTACCTGCTGACGGACGGCGAGCGCGCTCGCGTGGTGCGCGTGTCGCGGGGCGACGCGCTGCTCTGA
- a CDS encoding HAD family hydrolase: protein MNITARPIVVFDIDGTLTKTVEIHQRAFEAALRSFDFPKLRTDWGSYKHHSDSAIFREAWDESGFAGSLPLPLLEERFRTEFDTVSSNAAACGEVAGASQLLAQIERAGWIAAFATGSLRHGALKKMALLDHPYDVDLLVTASEHETREEIVQAAIDKARAKHGVLVGGRVISIGDGVWDLLTARALKLEFVGIGDAARAAQLARIDADVVVQPDLRGVGRLIGCHSVA from the coding sequence ATGAACATCACCGCAAGACCCATCGTCGTGTTCGACATCGACGGCACGCTGACGAAGACAGTCGAGATCCACCAGCGCGCATTCGAGGCGGCGCTTCGCAGCTTCGACTTTCCGAAGCTCAGGACCGACTGGGGCAGCTACAAGCACCATTCCGACAGCGCCATCTTTCGGGAGGCGTGGGACGAGTCCGGCTTCGCGGGCTCACTGCCGTTGCCATTGCTGGAAGAGCGTTTTCGCACCGAGTTCGACACGGTCAGCAGCAATGCCGCGGCATGCGGCGAAGTGGCCGGCGCCTCGCAGCTTTTGGCGCAGATCGAACGGGCAGGCTGGATCGCCGCCTTCGCGACCGGCAGCCTCCGGCACGGCGCGCTGAAAAAGATGGCGTTGCTGGACCACCCCTACGACGTGGACCTGTTGGTGACCGCGTCGGAGCACGAGACCCGGGAAGAGATCGTGCAGGCCGCGATCGACAAGGCCCGGGCGAAGCACGGGGTTCTTGTCGGCGGCCGGGTCATCTCCATCGGCGACGGCGTGTGGGACCTGCTCACCGCGCGGGCCTTGAAGCTGGAGTTCGTCGGCATCGGCGACGCTGCCCGGGCGGCGCAGCTGGCAAGAATCGACGCCGATGTCGTCGTGCAGCCTGACCTTCGCGGCGTGGGCCGGCTCATCGGATGCCATAGCGTGGCCTGA
- the hpaI gene encoding 4-hydroxy-2-oxoheptanedioate aldolase: protein MPAQNAFKAALAARRPQVGLWLSMANPYMAEVSATTGFQWLLIDGEHAPNDLRSTLAALQAVAPHPVQPVVRAVQGDTALIKQLLDIGARNLLVPMVDTAEQARALVSATRYPPQGIRGVGSAVGRASQWSARTDYLDIADDEVCLLVQAETTTALANLERICEVEGVDGVFIGPADLAASIGHRGRPGHPEVQAAIEAAMRTIVASGKAAGTLTSDPKLAKRYLELGCTFVAVGVDVLLYANAARKLAADFLGSPATGAQAVAPESRGAY from the coding sequence ATGCCCGCCCAAAACGCTTTCAAGGCGGCCCTGGCCGCGCGCCGGCCGCAAGTCGGCCTCTGGCTGTCGATGGCCAACCCGTACATGGCCGAGGTCAGCGCGACCACCGGCTTCCAGTGGCTGCTGATCGACGGCGAGCACGCGCCCAACGACCTGCGCTCCACGCTCGCCGCGCTGCAGGCGGTGGCGCCGCATCCGGTGCAGCCGGTGGTGCGCGCGGTGCAGGGCGACACGGCGCTCATCAAGCAGCTGCTCGACATCGGCGCCCGCAACCTGCTGGTGCCGATGGTCGACACGGCCGAGCAGGCGCGCGCGCTGGTGTCCGCCACGCGCTACCCGCCCCAGGGCATTCGCGGCGTGGGCAGCGCGGTGGGACGCGCATCGCAATGGAGCGCCCGCACCGACTACCTCGACATCGCGGACGACGAAGTCTGCCTGCTGGTGCAGGCCGAGACCACCACGGCGCTCGCCAATCTCGAGCGGATCTGCGAAGTGGAAGGCGTGGACGGCGTCTTCATCGGCCCGGCCGATCTCGCGGCGTCGATAGGCCATCGCGGACGGCCCGGCCACCCCGAAGTGCAGGCCGCGATCGAAGCCGCCATGCGGACCATCGTGGCATCGGGCAAGGCGGCCGGCACGCTCACCTCCGACCCGAAGCTGGCGAAGCGCTACCTGGAGCTGGGCTGCACTTTCGTTGCCGTCGGCGTCGACGTGCTGCTGTACGCGAATGCCGCGCGCAAGCTGGCGGCCGACTTTCTCGGGTCGCCCGCAACGGGTGCGCAGGCCGTGGCACCGGAGTCGCGCGGCGCCTACTGA